One window of the Pseudomonas sihuiensis genome contains the following:
- a CDS encoding alpha/beta fold hydrolase has product MNIIQRNNVQRLKAETADAPTLIYGHGFGCNQEMWSKVTPAFSQHWHQVLFDYVGSGRSDASAFHPARYAQLEGYVEDLLEVCDALELSGDLTFVGHSISCSVGILAAIRRPELFSRLILLGPSPCFLNDPPDYRGGFERSDLEGLLELMAHNYLGWAQQFAPLVSADETPAVTRQLSDSFCSTDPIMAHAFAQATFFSDIRPALQSCPSPSLILHHQRDALVPTSVADYLHSALTGSTLETLDVSGHCAHMSHPELVSATMHRYLQGARTRVLS; this is encoded by the coding sequence ATGAACATCATCCAGCGCAACAACGTTCAACGCTTGAAAGCGGAAACGGCCGATGCCCCAACGCTCATCTACGGCCACGGCTTCGGTTGCAATCAGGAGATGTGGAGCAAGGTCACGCCAGCCTTCAGCCAGCACTGGCACCAGGTGCTGTTTGACTATGTCGGCAGCGGCCGCTCCGATGCCAGCGCCTTCCACCCTGCCCGCTATGCCCAGTTGGAGGGCTACGTAGAAGACCTTCTGGAGGTATGCGACGCGCTCGAACTCTCGGGTGATCTGACCTTCGTTGGCCACTCGATCAGTTGCAGCGTCGGCATTCTTGCTGCCATCAGGCGGCCCGAGCTGTTCTCCCGGCTGATTCTTCTCGGCCCCTCCCCCTGTTTTCTCAACGATCCGCCCGACTATCGCGGTGGGTTCGAACGCAGTGACCTGGAAGGACTGCTGGAGCTGATGGCCCATAACTATCTGGGCTGGGCCCAGCAGTTCGCACCACTGGTATCGGCCGACGAGACTCCCGCAGTCACCCGGCAGCTCTCCGACAGCTTCTGCTCGACCGACCCCATCATGGCCCATGCCTTCGCTCAAGCTACCTTCTTTTCCGATATCCGCCCGGCGCTACAGTCGTGTCCGTCGCCCAGCCTGATCCTGCACCACCAGCGTGATGCACTGGTTCCCACATCAGTTGCCGACTATCTGCATAGCGCACTCACGGGCAGCACCTTGGAAACGCTGGACGTCAGCGGCCATTGCGCGCACATGAGCCATCCTGAACTGGTGAGCGCCACCATGCATCGCTACCTGCAGGGAGCACGCACACGTGTTCTATCTTGA
- a CDS encoding peptidylprolyl isomerase, translated as MAKAMARHILVKTEAEAAALKKRIAAGEAFDMLARKHSTCPSGKKGGDLGEVRPGQMVRAVDQVIFKKALREVHGPVKTQFGYHLIQVFYRD; from the coding sequence ATGGCAAAGGCAATGGCCCGCCACATCCTGGTCAAGACCGAAGCGGAAGCCGCCGCGCTGAAGAAGCGCATTGCCGCCGGCGAGGCTTTCGACATGCTGGCGCGCAAGCACTCCACCTGCCCCTCCGGCAAGAAAGGTGGCGACCTCGGTGAAGTGCGGCCCGGGCAGATGGTGCGTGCAGTGGATCAGGTGATCTTCAAGAAGGCGCTGCGTGAAGTGCACGGCCCGGTGAAGACCCAGTTCGGCTATCACCTGATCCAGGTGTTCTATCGCGATTGA
- a CDS encoding LysR family transcriptional regulator — protein MNRNDLRRVDLNLLVIFETLMFEKNLTRAAEKLFLGQPAVSAALARLRDLFDDPLLVRNGRGFEPTARALAILKELQPAMDTISGAVSRAREFNPATNRDTFRIGLSDDAEFGLFPALLKQIREEAPEVVIVVRRVHFLLMSAMLASGEISVGVSYTTELPANAKRRKLREMKVKVLRGDDRPGALTLDEYCSRPHALVSFSGDLCGNIDNDLARLDRSRRVVLAVPQFSGLRSIIAGTEMLATVPDFAAAALIEGTRLRADDPPFELVNSDLSMVWSGVTDNDPAERWLRSKIIEFMGEPGA, from the coding sequence ATGAATCGCAACGACCTGCGCCGCGTCGACCTGAATCTGCTGGTGATCTTCGAAACCCTGATGTTCGAGAAGAACCTGACCCGTGCCGCCGAGAAACTCTTTCTTGGCCAGCCGGCAGTCAGTGCGGCGCTGGCCCGGCTGCGTGATCTGTTCGACGATCCGTTGCTGGTGCGCAACGGCCGTGGTTTCGAACCGACGGCGCGAGCGCTGGCGATTCTCAAGGAGCTGCAACCTGCGATGGACACCATCTCGGGCGCGGTCAGTCGTGCTCGCGAGTTCAATCCAGCGACCAACCGCGACACCTTCCGCATCGGTCTGTCCGATGATGCCGAGTTCGGCCTGTTCCCGGCCTTGCTCAAGCAGATTCGCGAAGAGGCGCCGGAGGTGGTGATCGTGGTGCGCCGGGTTCACTTCCTGTTGATGTCAGCGATGTTGGCCTCGGGGGAAATTTCCGTAGGCGTCAGCTACACCACCGAGCTGCCGGCCAACGCCAAGCGGCGCAAGCTGCGCGAGATGAAGGTCAAGGTGCTACGCGGCGATGACCGCCCTGGCGCACTGACGCTGGACGAGTACTGTTCGCGTCCGCATGCGCTGGTGTCGTTCTCGGGGGATCTGTGCGGCAACATCGACAACGACCTGGCGCGTCTGGATCGCTCGCGCCGTGTGGTGCTGGCGGTGCCGCAGTTCAGTGGCTTGCGCTCGATCATCGCCGGTACGGAAATGCTCGCCACGGTACCGGATTTTGCCGCGGCGGCGCTGATCGAAGGGACCCGCCTGCGTGCCGATGACCCGCCATTCGAGCTGGTCAATTCGGATCTGTCCATGGTCTGGAGCGGGGTGACCGACAACGATCCCGCCGAGCGCTGGCTGAGGAGCAAGATCATCGAGTTCATGGGCGAGCCAGGCGCCTGA
- a CDS encoding acetyl/propionyl/methylcrotonyl-CoA carboxylase subunit alpha has translation MIDTLLVANRGEIACRVMRTAKAMGIRTVAVHSAIDANARHVREADVAVNLGGAKPGESYLLIDKIIAAAKASGAQAIHPGYGFLSENAGFARAIEQAGLIFLGPPASAIEAMGSKSAAKSLMEAAGVPLVPGYHGEKQDLGTFREAAARIGYPVLLKAAAGGGGKGMKVAESEAQLAETLESAQREAQSAFGDSRMLVEKYVLKPRHVEIQVFADQHGNCLYLNERDCSIQRRHQKVVEEAPAPGLSPELRRAMGEAAVKAAQAIGYVGAGTVEFLLDERGDFFFMEMNTRLQVEHPVTEAITGLDLVAWQIRVARGEPLPLTQQQVPLNGHAIEVRLYAEDPDHDFLPATGTLALYREAGNGDGRRVDSGVAEGDSVSPFYDPMLGKLIAWGENREQARLRLLAMLGNTLVGGVKTNLAFLRRILAHPAFAACELDTGFIPRHQQQLLPAPGELPEAFWQLAADAWVQSEAPIERDDDPHSPWATRSGWRAGGVTEIELHLSSQGESRKVRASNRACLQGEELLAEIDGTRQRLRAIRRGENLYLQWRGELHAITRFDPIAAAEASHAQHGGLSAPMNGSIVRVLVEPGQAVEAGAALVVLEAMKMEHSIRAPEAGTVKALYCREGEMVSEGAVLVELEP, from the coding sequence ATGATCGACACCCTGCTGGTCGCCAATCGTGGCGAAATCGCCTGCCGTGTGATGCGTACGGCCAAGGCCATGGGCATCCGTACCGTCGCAGTGCACAGCGCCATCGATGCCAATGCACGGCATGTGCGTGAAGCCGACGTCGCGGTGAATCTCGGCGGCGCCAAGCCTGGCGAAAGCTACCTGCTGATCGACAAGATCATCGCCGCCGCCAAGGCCAGCGGCGCGCAGGCCATCCACCCGGGCTACGGTTTTCTCTCGGAGAACGCCGGCTTCGCCCGCGCCATCGAACAGGCCGGATTGATCTTCCTCGGCCCGCCCGCCTCGGCTATCGAAGCCATGGGCAGCAAGTCGGCGGCCAAATCGCTGATGGAAGCTGCCGGCGTACCGCTGGTGCCGGGCTACCACGGTGAGAAGCAGGATCTTGGTACCTTCCGCGAGGCCGCCGCACGTATCGGCTACCCGGTACTGCTCAAGGCCGCTGCCGGCGGCGGGGGCAAGGGCATGAAGGTGGCCGAGTCGGAGGCGCAGCTCGCCGAGACGCTGGAATCCGCGCAGCGCGAAGCGCAGTCGGCCTTCGGCGACTCGCGCATGCTGGTGGAAAAATACGTGCTCAAGCCGCGTCACGTGGAGATTCAGGTCTTCGCCGACCAGCACGGCAATTGCCTGTACCTCAACGAGCGCGACTGCTCCATCCAGCGTCGCCACCAGAAAGTGGTCGAGGAGGCGCCGGCGCCGGGCCTGAGCCCCGAGCTGCGCCGCGCCATGGGCGAAGCTGCGGTCAAGGCGGCGCAGGCCATCGGCTACGTCGGCGCCGGCACCGTGGAGTTCCTACTCGACGAGCGTGGCGACTTCTTCTTCATGGAGATGAACACCCGCCTGCAGGTCGAGCACCCTGTCACCGAAGCCATCACCGGCCTCGACCTGGTGGCCTGGCAGATTCGCGTCGCCCGTGGCGAGCCGCTGCCGCTAACCCAACAGCAGGTGCCGCTCAATGGCCATGCGATCGAGGTGCGCCTGTACGCCGAAGACCCGGATCACGATTTTCTCCCCGCCACCGGCACCCTGGCGCTGTACCGCGAGGCGGGTAATGGCGACGGCCGGCGCGTCGACAGCGGCGTGGCCGAGGGCGACAGCGTCTCGCCCTTCTACGACCCGATGCTGGGCAAGCTGATCGCCTGGGGCGAGAACCGCGAGCAGGCGCGCCTGCGCCTGTTGGCCATGCTCGGCAATACCCTGGTCGGCGGCGTGAAGACCAACCTGGCGTTCCTGCGGCGCATCCTCGCCCATCCGGCCTTCGCCGCGTGCGAGCTGGATACGGGCTTTATCCCGCGCCATCAGCAGCAGTTGCTGCCTGCACCGGGCGAGTTGCCGGAGGCCTTCTGGCAACTGGCAGCCGATGCCTGGGTACAGAGCGAGGCGCCGATAGAGCGCGACGACGACCCGCATTCGCCCTGGGCGACCCGCAGTGGCTGGCGCGCCGGTGGCGTGACGGAAATCGAGCTGCACCTGAGCAGTCAGGGCGAGAGCCGCAAGGTACGCGCGAGCAACCGGGCGTGCTTGCAGGGCGAAGAGCTGCTGGCGGAGATCGACGGCACGCGCCAGCGTCTACGAGCCATTCGCCGTGGCGAAAACCTCTACCTGCAATGGCGCGGTGAACTGCACGCGATCACACGCTTCGACCCCATTGCCGCCGCAGAAGCCAGCCATGCCCAGCACGGTGGCTTGAGCGCGCCCATGAACGGCAGCATCGTCCGTGTACTGGTCGAACCCGGCCAGGCGGTCGAGGCCGGCGCAGCCCTGGTGGTACTGGAGGCGATGAAAATGGAACACAGCATCCGCGCGCCCGAAGCCGGGACGGTCAAGGCGCTGTATTGCCGTGAAGGGGAAATGGTCAGCGAAGGTGCGGTGCTGGTGGAACTAGAGCCGTAG
- a CDS encoding sensor domain-containing diguanylate cyclase has protein sequence MFYLDRLPGPVLVTDCNGRIKHSNCDFKRLAGAGAAEGMDQFFPPASRIFLHTHAWPLLLRNGEFSELYLQLQSENGQAIPVMANARISEVDATPEVIWLFFVAKDRQRFEAELLKAREQAQESAAQLAKANLALQSAYAQLANYAVEIQSEAEQLAQLSHTDPLTALSNRRALSVHVEQWLGSVSDLACGSLLLIDIDHFKQINDRFGHAEGDRVLVDMAQRLLASVRSGDSVVRYGGEEFAIWLPNADLAEASDIAERVHDQVKALEIANESVTVSIGIASLKPCDRYLERLLAAADKALYTAKAQGRNRSIRHE, from the coding sequence GTGTTCTATCTTGATCGCCTACCCGGCCCGGTACTGGTCACTGACTGCAACGGCCGAATCAAGCACTCCAATTGCGATTTCAAGCGCCTGGCAGGTGCGGGCGCGGCCGAAGGCATGGATCAGTTCTTTCCGCCGGCCAGTCGCATCTTCCTGCATACCCACGCCTGGCCCCTGTTGCTGCGCAACGGCGAGTTCAGTGAGCTTTACCTGCAACTGCAATCAGAAAACGGCCAGGCAATACCCGTCATGGCCAACGCACGCATCAGCGAAGTCGATGCCACGCCGGAGGTTATCTGGCTGTTCTTCGTCGCCAAGGATCGCCAACGTTTCGAGGCAGAGCTGCTCAAGGCTCGCGAACAGGCGCAGGAAAGCGCAGCACAACTGGCCAAGGCCAACCTGGCGCTGCAGAGCGCCTACGCCCAGTTGGCCAACTACGCGGTGGAAATTCAGAGTGAAGCCGAGCAGCTTGCACAACTGAGCCATACCGACCCACTGACTGCGCTGAGTAATCGCAGAGCGCTGTCAGTGCATGTCGAGCAGTGGCTCGGCAGCGTCAGCGACCTGGCTTGCGGCAGCCTTTTGTTGATTGATATCGACCACTTCAAACAGATCAACGATCGCTTCGGCCACGCCGAGGGAGATCGAGTTCTGGTGGATATGGCGCAACGTCTTCTGGCCAGCGTGCGCAGTGGCGACAGCGTGGTGCGCTACGGCGGCGAGGAGTTCGCGATATGGCTACCCAACGCCGATCTCGCTGAAGCCAGCGATATCGCCGAGCGCGTGCATGATCAGGTCAAGGCGCTTGAGATCGCCAACGAATCGGTCACGGTAAGCATCGGCATCGCCAGCCTGAAACCCTGCGACCGCTACCTGGAGCGTCTGCTGGCGGCAGCCGACAAAGCCCTTTACACAGCCAAAGCCCAGGGCAGGAATCGCAGCATTCGGCACGAGTAG
- a CDS encoding PilT/PilU family type 4a pilus ATPase encodes MDLQAMLKILSTQDGSDLYLSTGAPPCAKFNGVLKALSQEPMKAGDVAAIADSIMDSAQREEFERELEMNLAISLAGVGRFRINIFKQRNEVSIVARNIKLDIPRFEDLKLPEVLLGTVMEKRGLVLFVGGTGSGKSTSLAALIDYRNRNSGGHIITIEDPVEYVHRHKKSIINQREVGVDTRSFHAALKNTLRQAPDVILIGEIRDRETMEHALAFADTGHLAISTLHANNANQALDRIINFFPEDRRPQLLNDLGNNLKAFVSQRLVKTVDGKRRAAVEVMLGTPTVRDLIKRNEFSELKEIMEKSKNLGMQTFDQALIDLVHEGAIDEEEAVKNADSANNVRLKLKLHRDNPANARPAPAAAAPVVTPAPAAKAAAAGDWGLELKLEDIEQEQPPEDPGRQGI; translated from the coding sequence ATGGATCTCCAAGCAATGCTGAAAATCCTGTCCACCCAGGATGGTTCCGATCTCTATCTGTCTACCGGCGCGCCGCCCTGCGCGAAGTTCAATGGCGTGCTCAAGGCGCTGAGCCAGGAGCCGATGAAGGCGGGCGATGTGGCTGCCATTGCCGATTCGATCATGGACAGTGCCCAGCGTGAGGAATTCGAGCGCGAACTGGAGATGAATCTGGCGATATCGCTGGCCGGTGTGGGGCGTTTTCGCATCAACATCTTCAAACAGCGTAACGAGGTGTCCATCGTCGCGCGCAACATCAAGCTGGATATTCCGCGCTTCGAAGACCTCAAACTGCCCGAAGTGCTGCTCGGCACGGTGATGGAAAAGCGCGGCCTGGTGCTGTTCGTCGGCGGTACCGGTTCGGGCAAGTCGACCTCCCTGGCGGCGCTGATCGACTACCGCAACCGCAACAGCGGTGGCCATATCATCACCATCGAAGATCCGGTTGAATACGTGCACCGGCACAAGAAGTCGATCATCAACCAGCGCGAGGTGGGCGTGGACACTCGCAGCTTCCATGCCGCGCTGAAGAACACCCTGCGCCAGGCGCCGGACGTGATCCTGATCGGCGAGATCCGCGACCGCGAGACCATGGAGCATGCCCTGGCCTTCGCCGATACCGGGCACCTGGCGATTTCCACGCTGCATGCCAACAACGCCAACCAGGCCCTGGATCGCATCATCAACTTCTTCCCCGAGGATCGCCGCCCGCAACTGCTCAACGACCTGGGCAACAACCTCAAGGCGTTCGTTTCGCAGCGTCTGGTCAAAACCGTCGATGGCAAGCGCCGCGCCGCGGTGGAGGTGATGCTGGGTACGCCGACGGTGCGCGACCTGATCAAGCGCAACGAGTTTTCCGAGCTCAAGGAAATCATGGAGAAATCCAAGAACCTTGGCATGCAGACCTTCGATCAGGCGCTGATCGACCTGGTGCACGAAGGTGCGATCGACGAAGAAGAAGCGGTGAAGAACGCCGACTCGGCGAACAACGTGCGCCTGAAGCTCAAGCTCCATCGCGACAATCCGGCCAATGCCAGGCCTGCACCCGCCGCCGCTGCGCCGGTGGTAACGCCGGCTCCCGCAGCGAAAGCCGCTGCTGCAGGCGACTGGGGGCTGGAGCTGAAACTGGAGGACATCGAGCAGGAGCAACCGCCGGAAGACCCGGGGCGGCAGGGGATTTAG
- a CDS encoding acetoacetate--CoA ligase gives MQQPLWTPSAERIAHTRLDAFRRFINDRHALHLADYPALHAWSVEQREAFWQAIVDFFQIHFHAPAERVLREGPAMPDAQWFPGATLNFAEHLLRRRDGHPALVAIGEDGSREQLSHAQLAAHVAGLQRALHNAGVGIGDRVAAFMPNTWQTVVGVLATASLGATWSSCSPDFGTQGVIDRFGQIEPKVLIAAAGYRYAGKQLDLTDKLNEILPQLPSLERLVIVPYSRDEASPTDYKSVALTTLWQDFYQPGGAPQFTPVPFDQPLYILYSSGTTGVPKCIVHGVGGTLLQHVKELGLHTDLGPDDTLFYYTTCGWMMWNWLISGLALGATLVLYDGSPFHPEPARLIDLIDAEDISIFGTSAKFIAALEKAGVRPRESHKLSSLKVILSTGSPLAHESFEYIYRDVKRDLCLSSISGGTDIVSCFALGNPTLPVWRGELQCKGLGMDVQVWNDNGQALTGEKGELVCARHFPSMPVGFWNDADGEKFRAAYFATFPGVWAHGDYAEETAHGGLVIHGRSDAVLNPGGVRIGTAEIYRQVEKVPQVLESIVIGQDWQGDVRVVLFVRLRDGVTLDDTLREEIRRMIRANTTPRHVPAKIIQVADIPRTLSGKIVELAVRNVVHGRPVKNTDALANPQALELYRSLAELRNEL, from the coding sequence ATGCAGCAACCTCTGTGGACGCCTTCCGCCGAGCGTATCGCTCATACCCGCCTGGATGCCTTCCGCCGTTTCATAAACGACCGCCATGCCCTGCACCTGGCCGACTACCCTGCCCTGCATGCCTGGAGCGTCGAGCAACGCGAAGCCTTCTGGCAGGCCATCGTCGATTTCTTCCAGATCCACTTCCACGCGCCCGCCGAACGAGTACTACGCGAAGGCCCGGCAATGCCCGATGCACAGTGGTTTCCCGGTGCCACCCTGAACTTTGCCGAACACTTGCTACGTCGCCGTGACGGTCACCCGGCGCTGGTGGCCATCGGCGAGGATGGTAGCCGCGAGCAACTCAGCCATGCGCAACTGGCTGCCCATGTCGCCGGGCTGCAACGCGCCCTGCACAACGCGGGCGTGGGCATCGGTGATCGGGTGGCTGCATTCATGCCCAACACCTGGCAGACCGTGGTGGGCGTGCTCGCCACCGCCAGCCTCGGCGCCACCTGGTCGAGTTGCTCGCCGGATTTCGGCACCCAGGGGGTGATCGACCGCTTCGGTCAGATCGAGCCCAAGGTGCTGATCGCCGCTGCTGGCTACCGCTACGCCGGCAAGCAGTTGGACCTCACCGACAAGCTCAACGAAATCCTCCCGCAACTGCCCAGCCTGGAACGGCTGGTTATCGTGCCCTACTCGCGCGACGAGGCCAGCCCTACTGATTACAAGTCAGTTGCTCTAACGACCCTCTGGCAGGATTTCTACCAACCCGGCGGCGCGCCGCAGTTCACCCCTGTGCCCTTCGACCAGCCGCTGTACATCCTCTACTCCAGCGGCACCACCGGCGTGCCCAAGTGCATCGTCCACGGCGTCGGCGGCACCCTGCTGCAACACGTCAAGGAGCTGGGCCTGCATACCGACCTTGGGCCCGACGACACTCTGTTCTACTACACCACCTGCGGCTGGATGATGTGGAACTGGCTGATTTCCGGCCTGGCCCTGGGCGCCACCCTGGTGCTTTACGACGGCTCGCCCTTCCATCCCGAACCGGCCCGCCTGATCGATCTGATCGACGCCGAGGACATCTCCATCTTCGGCACCAGCGCCAAGTTCATCGCCGCACTGGAGAAAGCCGGCGTCAGACCTCGTGAAAGCCACAAGCTGAGCAGCCTCAAGGTCATTCTTTCCACCGGTTCGCCACTGGCTCACGAGAGCTTCGAGTACATCTACCGCGACGTGAAACGTGACCTGTGCCTGTCGTCGATTTCCGGCGGCACCGACATCGTCTCCTGTTTCGCCCTGGGCAACCCGACCCTGCCAGTCTGGCGCGGTGAACTGCAGTGCAAGGGCCTGGGCATGGACGTGCAGGTGTGGAACGACAATGGCCAGGCGCTGACAGGGGAAAAAGGTGAACTGGTCTGCGCCAGACACTTTCCTTCAATGCCAGTGGGCTTTTGGAACGATGCAGACGGCGAGAAATTCCGCGCTGCCTATTTCGCCACGTTCCCCGGCGTCTGGGCCCACGGCGATTATGCCGAGGAAACCGCTCATGGCGGCCTGGTCATCCACGGCCGCTCCGACGCCGTGCTCAACCCGGGTGGCGTACGCATCGGCACCGCAGAGATCTATCGCCAAGTGGAAAAGGTGCCGCAGGTGCTGGAGTCCATCGTCATTGGCCAGGATTGGCAGGGCGATGTGCGCGTGGTGCTGTTCGTACGTCTGCGTGATGGCGTGACGCTGGACGACACCCTGCGCGAAGAGATTCGCCGAATGATCCGCGCCAACACCACGCCGCGACACGTGCCGGCGAAAATCATCCAGGTCGCCGATATCCCGCGCACCCTCAGCGGCAAGATCGTCGAGCTCGCAGTACGCAACGTCGTCCACGGCCGCCCGGTGAAGAACACCGATGCCTTGGCAAACCCACAAGCGCTGGAGCTGTATCGCAGCCTGGCAGAGCTGCGAAACGAGTTGTAG
- a CDS encoding nuclear transport factor 2 family protein, with protein sequence MSSTTEVRPPLPPFTRESAIEKVRLAEDGWNSRDAAKVALAYSLDTRWRNRAEFANGRDQARAFLERKWAKELEYRLIKELWAFTDNRIAVRYAYEWRDDSGNWFRSYGNENWEFGADGLMINRYACINDLPIQESERKFRWPQGRRPDDHPGLSELGL encoded by the coding sequence ATGTCGTCAACTACTGAAGTTCGTCCTCCGTTGCCGCCGTTCACTCGCGAGAGCGCCATCGAGAAGGTCCGCCTGGCCGAGGATGGCTGGAACAGTCGTGATGCCGCCAAGGTAGCCCTGGCCTACAGCCTCGATACGCGCTGGCGCAACCGTGCCGAGTTCGCCAATGGTCGCGATCAGGCGCGTGCCTTCCTCGAGCGCAAGTGGGCCAAGGAGCTGGAGTACCGTCTGATCAAGGAGCTCTGGGCGTTCACCGACAACCGCATTGCCGTGCGCTATGCCTACGAATGGCGCGACGACTCGGGCAACTGGTTTCGCTCCTACGGCAACGAGAACTGGGAGTTCGGCGCCGACGGCCTGATGATCAATCGCTATGCCTGCATCAACGACCTGCCCATTCAGGAGTCCGAGCGCAAGTTTCGCTGGCCCCAGGGGCGTCGTCCTGACGATCATCCGGGGCTATCCGAGTTGGGCCTCTGA
- a CDS encoding gamma-carboxygeranoyl-CoA hydratase: MTNFTTVQLEKDPRGFATLWLNRAEKNNAFNAEMIRELILALDAVGEDKSLRFLVLRGRGKHFSAGADLAWMQHAATLDYNANLNDARELAELMYNLHGLKIPTLAVVQGAAFGGAVGLASCCDMAIGSEDALFSLSEVRIGLAPAVISPFVVQAIGERAAKRYALTAERFDGKRARELGLLAECFPIGELDSQVEAWVVNLLQNSPQAMRASKDLLREIGSGELTPALRRYTENAIARLRVSAEGQEGLRAFLEKRQPSWQEQ; the protein is encoded by the coding sequence ATGACCAACTTCACCACCGTACAGCTTGAGAAAGACCCGCGCGGCTTCGCCACCCTGTGGTTGAACCGCGCGGAGAAGAACAACGCCTTCAACGCCGAGATGATCCGCGAGCTGATCCTCGCCCTCGATGCCGTCGGTGAAGACAAGAGCCTGCGTTTCCTCGTCCTGCGTGGCCGTGGCAAGCACTTTTCCGCTGGCGCCGACCTGGCCTGGATGCAGCACGCGGCGACTCTGGATTACAACGCCAACCTTAACGATGCCCGCGAACTGGCCGAGCTGATGTACAACCTGCACGGTCTTAAGATCCCGACCCTGGCCGTGGTGCAAGGCGCGGCTTTCGGTGGCGCGGTAGGCCTGGCCAGTTGCTGCGACATGGCCATCGGTAGCGAGGATGCCCTGTTCTCGCTGTCCGAGGTACGCATCGGCCTGGCCCCGGCGGTGATCAGCCCCTTCGTCGTGCAGGCCATTGGCGAGCGCGCCGCCAAGCGCTACGCGCTGACCGCCGAGCGCTTCGACGGCAAGCGTGCCCGCGAACTGGGCCTGCTCGCCGAGTGCTTTCCGATTGGCGAGCTGGACTCTCAGGTCGAAGCCTGGGTCGTCAATCTGCTGCAAAACAGCCCGCAAGCCATGCGCGCCAGCAAGGATCTGCTGCGCGAAATCGGCAGCGGCGAGCTGACCCCAGCCCTGCGCCGCTACACCGAGAACGCCATCGCCCGCCTGCGCGTCAGCGCCGAGGGCCAGGAAGGCCTGCGTGCGTTCCTGGAAAAACGCCAACCTAGCTGGCAGGAGCAATGA
- a CDS encoding hydroxymethylglutaryl-CoA lyase: protein MNLPTSVRLVEVGPRDGLQNEKQPISVADKVRLVDDLTAAGLSYIEVGSFVSPKWVPQMAGSAEVFAGIQRQPGVTYAALTPNLKGLEAALEAKVEEVAVFAAASEAFSQKNINCSIADSLQRFVPLMEAAKAANVRVRGYVSCVLGCPYDGKIAPEQVASVARELYAMGCYEVSLGDTIGTGTAGKTRSMLEVVGRDIPRDRLAGHFHDTYGQALANIYASLLEGINVFDSSVAGLGGCPYAKGATGNVATEDVLYLLQGLCIETGMDMDKLIAAGQRICEVLGKANGSRVARARLSR, encoded by the coding sequence ATGAACCTGCCCACATCCGTACGCCTGGTCGAAGTCGGCCCGCGCGACGGCCTGCAGAACGAGAAGCAACCGATCAGCGTCGCCGACAAGGTGCGCCTGGTGGACGATCTAACAGCAGCCGGTCTGAGCTATATCGAGGTAGGTAGCTTCGTCTCGCCCAAATGGGTGCCGCAGATGGCGGGCTCTGCCGAGGTGTTCGCCGGCATTCAGCGCCAGCCAGGCGTCACCTACGCCGCCCTGACGCCCAATCTGAAAGGCCTCGAAGCCGCGCTGGAGGCAAAGGTCGAGGAAGTGGCGGTGTTCGCCGCCGCCAGCGAGGCCTTCTCGCAGAAGAACATCAACTGCTCCATCGCCGACAGCCTGCAGCGCTTCGTACCGCTGATGGAGGCGGCCAAGGCGGCGAACGTGCGTGTGCGCGGCTACGTGTCCTGCGTACTGGGCTGCCCCTACGATGGCAAAATCGCGCCCGAGCAGGTCGCCAGCGTCGCCCGTGAGCTGTACGCCATGGGCTGCTACGAGGTGTCGCTGGGCGATACCATCGGCACCGGCACCGCTGGCAAGACGCGCTCGATGCTCGAGGTGGTCGGCCGCGACATCCCGCGCGACAGGCTCGCCGGGCATTTCCACGACACCTATGGCCAGGCCCTGGCCAACATCTACGCCAGCCTGCTCGAAGGCATCAATGTGTTCGACAGCTCGGTGGCCGGCCTGGGCGGCTGTCCCTACGCCAAGGGCGCCACCGGCAACGTCGCCACCGAAGACGTGCTCTACCTGCTGCAGGGCCTGTGTATCGAAACCGGCATGGACATGGATAAGCTGATCGCCGCGGGCCAACGCATCTGCGAGGTACTGGGCAAGGCCAATGGCTCGCGGGTGGCGCGTGCTCGCCTGAGCCGATAG